Proteins encoded together in one Desulfovibrio sp. UCD-KL4C window:
- a CDS encoding DUF177 domain-containing protein encodes MSEIWITLNDIPEEGKDLVFDDQTFWTESWKKFNIDARPASPLISEVFILPQDNGCLVRGKTSGAITLICDRCTADYKQNISTEFEEFEQVATAEDPEPSPVVKTKEGLKIEIGALLWEHFVMALPVKPLCNNSCKGLCFKCGADLNKGECTCKKEEGDPRLAVFRNLKIKN; translated from the coding sequence ATGTCAGAAATTTGGATTACATTAAACGACATCCCCGAAGAGGGCAAAGATTTAGTTTTTGATGATCAGACTTTTTGGACTGAATCATGGAAAAAATTTAATATAGACGCGCGCCCGGCGTCACCTCTTATTTCGGAAGTCTTTATACTTCCGCAAGATAACGGATGTCTTGTCCGTGGCAAAACATCCGGTGCAATAACATTAATTTGCGACAGATGTACGGCAGACTACAAGCAGAATATTTCAACCGAGTTCGAAGAATTTGAGCAAGTTGCTACAGCAGAAGACCCAGAACCGTCTCCTGTTGTTAAAACTAAAGAAGGCTTAAAAATAGAAATCGGTGCTCTCCTCTGGGAGCATTTCGTCATGGCTCTACCTGTAAAGCCCTTATGCAACAACAGTTGCAAAGGACTTTGTTTTAAATGCGGAGCTGATTTAAACAAAGGCGAATGCACCTGTAAAAAAGAAGAGGGCGATCCAAGGCTTGCGGTTTTCCGCAATCTTAAGATAAAGAACTAA
- the fabF gene encoding beta-ketoacyl-ACP synthase II translates to MNRVVVTGLSAITPIGNDIDTSWNNLLAGKSGIAKITSFDASEFTSQIAGEVKNFDPKTFIPAKQAKRMERFTQLAVAANEMLLENAKLKLEGDDCKRAGVVIGVGLGGLQTIETQHAKLQKSGPKRITPFFIPIIIGNMAAGQVSIFSGARGPNMCMCTACASGTHSIGAAYTDIMLGRADVMICGGTESTITPLGYAGFTSMKALSTRNDDPEKASRPFDKDRDGFVMGEGCGLLLLESLDHARARGAEILGEVVGFGASSDAYHMTAPPEDGRGMALAMEGAIREAGIDPSQVDHINAHGTSTYLNDFCETKAIKKVFGDHAYNIAITANKSQTGHLLGGAGGMEAVFSVKALATGIIPGTANQLEADPECDLDYGKDGMRKKQANYVLSNSFGFGGTNACMLFKKFED, encoded by the coding sequence ATGAACAGGGTAGTAGTAACCGGCCTTTCCGCCATCACCCCTATCGGTAATGACATAGATACCAGCTGGAACAACCTCCTTGCTGGTAAATCCGGCATCGCTAAGATCACATCTTTTGATGCGAGTGAATTCACATCTCAGATTGCCGGCGAAGTCAAAAATTTTGACCCGAAAACTTTCATTCCTGCTAAGCAGGCTAAGCGCATGGAAAGGTTTACACAGCTTGCTGTAGCCGCCAACGAAATGCTGCTTGAAAATGCCAAACTTAAGCTTGAAGGTGACGACTGCAAACGAGCTGGAGTTGTTATCGGAGTTGGCCTCGGTGGTCTTCAAACCATTGAGACGCAACACGCGAAACTACAGAAAAGTGGTCCTAAAAGAATTACTCCTTTCTTTATCCCGATCATTATCGGAAATATGGCAGCCGGACAGGTTTCCATATTTTCAGGAGCTCGTGGACCTAATATGTGTATGTGTACAGCATGTGCATCAGGAACACATTCCATCGGCGCAGCATATACTGACATTATGTTAGGCCGCGCTGACGTCATGATCTGCGGTGGTACTGAATCAACCATCACCCCGCTGGGTTATGCAGGATTCACTTCCATGAAAGCTCTTTCCACTCGTAACGACGACCCCGAAAAAGCTTCCCGCCCATTTGATAAAGATCGCGACGGTTTTGTAATGGGTGAAGGATGCGGATTACTGCTTCTTGAATCCCTTGATCATGCTAGAGCGCGCGGAGCTGAAATTCTCGGTGAAGTCGTAGGATTCGGAGCTTCATCCGATGCTTACCACATGACTGCACCACCAGAAGATGGAAGAGGTATGGCACTGGCTATGGAAGGTGCTATCCGTGAAGCTGGAATCGACCCTTCACAGGTTGATCACATCAACGCACACGGAACTTCCACATACCTGAACGATTTCTGCGAAACGAAAGCTATTAAAAAAGTTTTCGGAGATCACGCATACAATATCGCAATCACCGCGAATAAATCTCAGACAGGCCATCTCCTCGGCGGAGCCGGTGGTATGGAAGCTGTTTTCAGTGTTAAAGCCCTTGCTACCGGAATTATCCCCGGAACAGCAAATCAGCTTGAAGCTGACCCTGAGTGTGACCTCGATTACGGCAAAGACGGAATGCGCAAGAAACAGGCAAATTACGTCCTTAGCAACTCATTCGGTTTTGGTGGAACAAACGCCTGTATGCTCTTCAAAAAATTTGAAGATTAA
- a CDS encoding acyl carrier protein — translation MSAAEKVKAIIVEQLGVSADEIKDDASFVEDLGADSLDLTELIMAMEEEFDIEIEDEDAQKILKVKDAISFVEGK, via the coding sequence ATGTCCGCAGCTGAAAAAGTAAAAGCAATTATCGTAGAACAGCTTGGCGTATCCGCAGACGAAATTAAAGACGACGCTTCCTTTGTCGAAGATCTCGGAGCAGACTCCCTTGATCTGACAGAACTCATCATGGCGATGGAAGAAGAATTCGATATTGAAATCGAAGACGAAGATGCTCAGAAGATCCTTAAAGTCAAAGATGCTATTAGCTTCGTTGAAGGCAAATAG
- the fabG gene encoding 3-oxoacyl-[acyl-carrier-protein] reductase: MSDLPSTALVTGGSRGIGEACAKKLAKDGFEVIITYVSRPDGADKVCSEIKAAGGKAKSYKLDSSDREAVTSFFKNEIKGKVKLDVLVNNAGITKDGLLVRMKDDDWNKVLDINLTGAFTCLRESAKIMMKQRYGRIINISSVVAQAGNVGQANYVAAKAGLIGLTKASAIELAPRNVTVNAVAPGFIKTDMTAELTEEVVAHMLENIPLKKLGTSDDIANAVSFLASENSSYITGQTLAVNGGMYM; the protein is encoded by the coding sequence ATGAGTGATCTGCCAAGCACCGCCCTTGTAACGGGTGGTTCAAGAGGCATAGGCGAAGCTTGTGCCAAAAAGCTGGCTAAAGACGGTTTTGAGGTAATTATTACCTATGTAAGCCGCCCAGACGGAGCTGACAAAGTCTGTTCCGAAATTAAAGCCGCCGGTGGTAAAGCAAAATCCTACAAACTGGATTCTTCTGACCGTGAAGCTGTTACCTCCTTTTTCAAAAATGAAATCAAGGGAAAGGTAAAACTTGATGTTCTGGTTAATAATGCCGGAATAACTAAAGACGGATTACTTGTCCGCATGAAAGATGATGACTGGAACAAAGTTCTGGACATCAACCTTACAGGAGCTTTCACCTGTCTGCGCGAATCCGCAAAGATTATGATGAAACAACGCTATGGAAGAATTATTAATATTTCCTCAGTAGTAGCTCAAGCCGGCAATGTCGGTCAGGCAAACTACGTTGCGGCCAAGGCCGGTCTTATAGGACTGACTAAAGCCAGTGCCATAGAACTTGCTCCGCGTAATGTCACAGTGAATGCCGTAGCTCCGGGATTCATAAAAACAGACATGACCGCAGAACTGACCGAAGAAGTTGTGGCGCATATGCTGGAAAATATACCGCTTAAAAAACTCGGAACATCCGATGATATAGCTAATGCCGTTTCCTTCCTTGCGTCGGAAAACTCCAGTTATATTACGGGACAAACTCTCGCCGTTAACGGCGGGATGTACATGTAA
- a CDS encoding beta-ketoacyl-ACP synthase III, translating into MSNFSYISGLGYHVPERVYTNSDLEKFVDTTDEWIVSRTGIKQRHVVENETCLDLTFEATQKALKNAGMEADELTHILVATFTADTVIPSAACLLMEKLGLSNRIPMDISAACSGFVYALEVARALICLNPDSKILVCGCEILTSRVNWEDRSTCVLFGDGAGAVILTAENVKNSGKIIDVLLSSDGESETLNVRGGGSAYPYKLGDPIGEDHFIQMQGRSIYRKAVRSMSSISLEILAKHGFTTQDVDVFIPHQANMRIIEAVGKKLEIPSEKVFSNVERFGNTSAASIPIALAEAKEVGVIKKGDLVLLATFGGGLTWGSTLIQF; encoded by the coding sequence ATGAGTAATTTCTCCTATATCAGCGGACTTGGATACCATGTCCCTGAAAGAGTTTACACTAATTCCGATCTTGAAAAATTTGTTGACACTACTGATGAATGGATAGTCTCTCGTACCGGAATTAAGCAGCGTCATGTTGTTGAAAATGAAACTTGCCTTGACCTAACTTTTGAAGCGACTCAGAAAGCTCTCAAAAATGCCGGAATGGAAGCGGATGAACTTACGCACATTTTAGTAGCGACTTTCACTGCGGACACAGTAATCCCTTCAGCCGCTTGCCTGCTGATGGAAAAACTGGGGCTCTCAAACAGAATTCCAATGGATATTTCCGCTGCCTGTTCGGGTTTTGTATATGCGTTAGAAGTAGCCAGAGCTCTTATCTGCTTGAATCCTGATTCAAAAATTCTTGTCTGCGGATGCGAAATTTTGACCAGCCGGGTCAACTGGGAAGACCGTTCCACCTGCGTTCTTTTCGGAGACGGAGCCGGAGCAGTTATACTCACTGCTGAAAACGTTAAAAATTCAGGAAAAATCATCGACGTGCTGCTTTCATCCGATGGAGAAAGCGAAACCCTCAATGTTCGTGGAGGCGGATCTGCCTACCCTTACAAACTGGGTGATCCTATCGGTGAAGACCACTTTATCCAGATGCAGGGTCGATCAATTTACAGAAAAGCTGTCAGATCTATGTCGTCTATTTCCCTTGAGATATTAGCGAAACACGGTTTTACAACTCAAGATGTAGATGTGTTTATTCCTCATCAGGCAAACATGCGCATCATTGAAGCCGTCGGGAAAAAACTTGAAATTCCATCAGAGAAAGTTTTTTCCAATGTTGAAAGATTCGGCAACACTTCAGCGGCATCGATTCCGATCGCCCTTGCGGAAGCAAAAGAAGTCGGCGTGATCAAAAAAGGCGATCTCGTACTGTTAGCTACGTTCGGTGGCGGACTGACATGGGGGTCGACTTTAATTCAATTTTAA
- the rpmF gene encoding 50S ribosomal protein L32, translating to MAQPKKKTSKSRRNMRRSHDHVDTPNVHFCECGEPIIAHRACSACGSYKGRQVITSEDA from the coding sequence ATGGCACAGCCTAAAAAGAAAACTTCCAAGTCCCGTAGAAATATGCGCAGGTCTCACGACCACGTAGACACACCTAACGTTCATTTTTGTGAATGCGGTGAACCAATTATTGCACACAGAGCCTGCTCTGCATGCGGTTCCTACAAAGGTCGTCAGGTAATCACTTCTGAAGATGCCTAA
- the plsX gene encoding phosphate acyltransferase PlsX, translated as MPNKPPRIAVDAMGGDHGLTGIVSAAVRAAKKGTPITLVGDEYMIRSELDKLDTGSCTIDVVHASQVVTMEDKPADAMRKKKDSSIQVACRLVKDGLADGVVSAGNSGATVAAGMFIIGRIKGVLRPGMAGILPTEKKPMVLIDVGANVDSKPEHLFQYGIMADVFARDVLGFQNPRIGILTIGEEEGKGNSLVKTTYNMLKSSSLNFVGNIEGRDIFTGDVDVAVCDGFVGNVALKLSEGLAKSLGNLLKGELKRDIVSKIGAMLAMKAFKRFGRLVDKSEYGGAPLLGLKGIVLVCHGKADSLAIERAIEMAARFVKNNAVAHLKEGLAVHSEITESTL; from the coding sequence ATGCCTAACAAACCTCCCCGCATTGCAGTTGACGCCATGGGTGGCGATCACGGCCTTACGGGAATTGTTTCTGCTGCGGTAAGAGCCGCAAAGAAAGGGACTCCGATAACTTTGGTTGGAGATGAGTACATGATCCGGTCCGAGCTTGATAAGCTTGATACCGGATCATGTACTATTGACGTTGTCCATGCATCACAGGTTGTCACAATGGAAGACAAGCCTGCCGATGCCATGCGCAAAAAAAAAGACTCGTCAATCCAGGTTGCATGCAGACTTGTAAAGGACGGCCTTGCTGACGGAGTAGTCAGTGCAGGTAATTCCGGAGCAACTGTTGCGGCCGGCATGTTTATCATAGGCAGAATAAAAGGTGTGTTAAGACCCGGAATGGCCGGGATCCTTCCCACCGAAAAAAAACCTATGGTACTTATTGACGTTGGAGCCAACGTTGATTCCAAGCCGGAACACCTTTTCCAATACGGAATTATGGCAGACGTATTTGCCCGTGATGTCCTTGGCTTTCAAAATCCCCGCATAGGGATTCTGACCATTGGCGAAGAAGAAGGTAAAGGAAATTCTCTAGTAAAAACTACCTATAATATGCTCAAAAGTTCTTCACTGAATTTTGTCGGTAATATTGAAGGTAGGGATATTTTTACCGGAGATGTTGACGTTGCCGTTTGCGATGGCTTTGTGGGTAATGTTGCGCTTAAGCTTTCCGAAGGCCTTGCTAAAAGCCTTGGAAATCTCCTTAAGGGAGAACTTAAACGGGATATTGTTTCAAAGATCGGCGCAATGCTGGCAATGAAAGCTTTTAAAAGATTCGGTAGACTGGTAGACAAATCTGAATACGGGGGAGCTCCTCTGCTCGGCCTTAAAGGAATTGTCCTTGTCTGCCACGGCAAAGCTGACAGCCTTGCAATCGAACGAGCCATTGAAATGGCCGCACGATTTGTAAAAAATAATGCTGTTGCTCATTTAAAAGAAGGTTTGGCCGTGCACAGTGAGATAACTGAGAGCACACTGTAA